The Paludisphaera rhizosphaerae genome window below encodes:
- a CDS encoding c-type cytochrome: protein MRTSAAALGGLIAIAIAILGASKTEPEQALPPGPLGDVVRLGEKLVRETATHPLSKPYVGNALNCGSCHLDGGQDPKAGTFLGTATAYPAYSPREGRVITLEDRILNCFMRSCNGVRPPLGGEVSVAMAAYITWLSGDRPVAMNPSRPAGPGAIKPLGVDAASADPERGRAVYAEKCADCHAANGQGRKANPPVWGDRSYNQGAGLAQAPQLAAWLKVAMPLDDPDLTDQEALDVAAFINSHDRPAFRLEDHLPPPAKLGEYNAADASR, encoded by the coding sequence ATGCGCACGAGCGCGGCGGCGTTGGGGGGCTTGATCGCGATCGCCATCGCGATCCTGGGAGCTTCGAAGACGGAGCCGGAGCAGGCGCTGCCGCCGGGGCCGCTGGGGGACGTTGTTCGGCTGGGCGAGAAGCTCGTGCGGGAGACGGCGACGCATCCGCTGTCGAAGCCTTACGTCGGCAACGCGCTGAACTGCGGGTCGTGCCACCTCGACGGCGGCCAGGACCCGAAGGCCGGGACGTTTCTGGGAACGGCGACGGCCTATCCCGCGTACTCTCCGCGCGAGGGGCGGGTCATCACGTTGGAGGATCGGATCCTCAACTGTTTCATGCGGAGCTGCAACGGCGTCCGACCGCCGCTGGGGGGCGAGGTCTCGGTGGCCATGGCCGCCTACATCACCTGGCTCTCGGGCGATCGTCCCGTCGCCATGAACCCGAGCCGACCCGCCGGGCCGGGGGCGATCAAACCGCTGGGCGTGGACGCGGCCTCGGCCGACCCCGAACGCGGCCGGGCCGTCTATGCTGAGAAGTGCGCCGATTGCCACGCCGCCAACGGCCAGGGGCGCAAGGCCAACCCGCCAGTCTGGGGCGACCGCTCGTACAACCAGGGCGCCGGCCTGGCGCAGGCGCCCCAGCTCGCCGCCTGGCTGAAGGTCGCCATGCCCCTCGACGACCCCGACCTGACCGACCAGGAGGCCCTCGACGTCGCCGCCTTCATCAACAGCCACGACCGTCCCGCGTTCCGCCTGGAAGACCACTTGCCGCCGCCGGCGAAGCTCGGCGAATACAACGCGGCCGACGCCTCGCGATAA